From Chelatococcus sp. YT9, a single genomic window includes:
- a CDS encoding SIMPL domain-containing protein — MKISAPLVVAFALIGAVSAANAQDSGASAGRARPGQITITGEGSVSAAPDIATLSTAVVTAAKSAREATEANSKAMATVIERFKTAGIESRDLSTSGFSVQPRYVQSKQQDGSIEAPRIDGYEVRNSVTVRVRDLSKLGAILDTAITAGANQINGISFDVAEPTELLDKAGIAAVKDARRRAELYADAAGVKLGRVVSIAEPSMDGPRPMMMAARADFAKGAAVPIEAGERDFNVRVRVTYEIAR; from the coding sequence ATGAAGATCTCTGCTCCTCTTGTCGTTGCTTTTGCCCTCATTGGTGCCGTCAGCGCTGCGAATGCACAGGACAGCGGAGCGAGCGCCGGGCGCGCGCGGCCTGGCCAGATCACTATCACCGGCGAAGGAAGCGTTTCCGCCGCCCCCGACATCGCCACGCTTTCGACCGCTGTGGTCACGGCCGCCAAGTCTGCACGCGAGGCGACGGAAGCCAACAGCAAGGCCATGGCCACGGTCATCGAGCGCTTCAAGACGGCGGGCATCGAATCCCGCGATCTTTCGACTTCCGGCTTTTCGGTGCAACCGCGCTATGTCCAGTCTAAGCAGCAGGACGGCTCCATCGAGGCGCCACGTATCGATGGCTACGAGGTCCGCAACAGCGTGACCGTGCGGGTTCGGGACCTGAGCAAACTGGGTGCTATCCTCGACACGGCTATTACCGCCGGCGCCAACCAGATCAATGGAATAAGCTTTGATGTGGCGGAGCCGACCGAACTCCTCGACAAGGCCGGCATTGCCGCGGTCAAGGACGCGCGTCGTCGCGCTGAGCTTTACGCTGACGCGGCGGGCGTGAAGCTCGGCCGGGTTGTCTCGATCGCCGAGCCGTCCATGGATGGTCCGCGCCCGATGATGATGGCTGCCCGCGCGGATTTCGCGAAGGGAGCGGCCGTTCCGATCGAGGCCGGCGAACGTGATTTCAACGTGCGGGTCCGCGTCACCTACGAAATCGCGCGGTAA
- a CDS encoding DUF3309 family protein: MMSTILLIILILLVIGALPTWPYSSGWGYYPSGGLGLILIVLLILLLMGRI, translated from the coding sequence ATGATGTCAACCATACTCCTCATCATACTCATTCTACTTGTTATCGGTGCACTACCTACCTGGCCATACAGTTCAGGATGGGGTTATTATCCCAGCGGTGGATTGGGATTGATTCTCATAGTCCTGCTTATCCTCCTTCTTATGGGGCGAATATAG
- a CDS encoding extensin family protein has translation MVVKPADRIPTAGSCAVERPVQLEAILIGDNRRVTLSPPALLACSTAAAVAAWVWEDLVPLADATGSPLTTIAVADSYNCRPRNRQAGAKPSAHGNGLAFDLGPMTLANKQSLTIRGEGLTVAARQLLKASACRRFGTVLGPGSDGYHEDHLHVDLIPRRPGRGICQWTIPASEKSQDAPSR, from the coding sequence ATGGTTGTTAAACCAGCGGACCGTATACCCACTGCGGGCAGCTGTGCCGTGGAGCGCCCGGTCCAGCTGGAGGCAATCCTGATCGGCGACAACAGGCGTGTCACCCTCAGCCCGCCTGCCCTGCTCGCCTGCAGCACCGCCGCGGCCGTCGCTGCCTGGGTCTGGGAGGACCTGGTGCCTCTCGCGGACGCGACCGGCTCGCCGCTCACCACGATCGCGGTCGCGGATTCCTACAATTGTCGGCCGCGCAACCGGCAGGCCGGCGCAAAGCCCTCCGCTCACGGTAACGGCCTCGCCTTCGATCTCGGACCGATGACTCTTGCGAACAAGCAAAGCCTCACGATCCGCGGGGAAGGTCTCACGGTGGCCGCCCGGCAATTGCTGAAGGCGAGCGCGTGCCGGCGGTTCGGTACGGTGCTCGGTCCTGGATCGGACGGCTACCATGAGGATCATCTGCACGTGGATCTGATTCCCCGGCGCCCCGGGCGCGGCATCTGCCAGTGGACCATTCCCGCCAGCGAGAAGAGCCAGGACGCTCCGTCTCGGTGA
- a CDS encoding NAD(P)-dependent oxidoreductase produces the protein MKAVFVDASPTLAAVAERLHRPDDIPLQINRQPDIRPPALPDVIGNAEIALIDHTHFPTDIARRCAGLKHVVFLGTGARSYMNVEELADLGISVHLIRGYGDTAVAECAFALMWAAAKGFTHMDRGIRAGQWRLTNGVQLTGKTLGLIGFGGIAAEMARLSAGAGMRVLAWNRSAKDSPGVTFVDLDTLLAESHVLSLHLLLNDETRGFLSRERLAKVRDGAILVNTARGALVDETAMIEALASGKLAHAALDVYETEPLPGTHPLTRLENVTLSAHSAFRTPEASDNLIEAALNHCRRVADDRAP, from the coding sequence GTGAAGGCCGTTTTTGTCGATGCCAGCCCCACCCTTGCCGCCGTCGCCGAGCGACTTCACCGGCCCGACGACATCCCGCTGCAGATCAATCGCCAGCCTGACATCCGCCCGCCGGCGCTCCCGGATGTCATTGGAAACGCCGAGATCGCGCTGATCGATCATACGCATTTTCCCACGGACATCGCCCGCCGGTGCGCTGGGCTCAAGCACGTGGTCTTCCTCGGCACGGGGGCGCGCTCCTACATGAATGTCGAGGAACTCGCGGACCTCGGGATCAGCGTCCATCTCATCCGCGGCTATGGTGACACGGCGGTGGCGGAATGCGCTTTTGCCCTCATGTGGGCTGCTGCCAAGGGCTTCACTCATATGGATCGCGGCATTCGCGCGGGACAATGGCGCCTGACGAACGGCGTGCAACTCACGGGCAAGACACTCGGTCTCATTGGCTTTGGCGGAATTGCAGCGGAAATGGCGCGCCTCTCCGCGGGCGCGGGCATGCGCGTCCTAGCCTGGAATCGCAGCGCCAAGGACTCTCCGGGCGTCACCTTTGTCGACTTGGACACTCTGCTTGCGGAAAGCCATGTGCTCTCGCTGCATCTTCTGCTCAACGACGAAACGCGAGGATTTCTCTCACGTGAGCGGCTGGCCAAGGTCCGGGACGGCGCCATCCTGGTGAATACGGCGCGTGGCGCGCTCGTTGATGAGACCGCAATGATTGAGGCGCTCGCGTCGGGGAAGCTCGCTCATGCTGCGCTTGACGTCTACGAAACGGAGCCCCTGCCGGGTACTCACCCCCTGACCCGCCTGGAGAATGTCACTCTTTCGGCCCATTCAGCCTTTCGTACGCCGGAGGCAAGCGACAATCTGATCGAGGCGGCGTTGAACCATTGCCGCCGCGTCGCGGACGATCGCGCACCGTAA
- a CDS encoding glycosyltransferase family 1 protein: MVVSVCVDVTPVRSRLTGIGHYTLEVVKAIFDISRNGLPYGSNNGEVRVDVFDGFRVMSIEEFVSFSKARDGGNAQYWGDRLHKHLGIKARAAFERYGGAVARRYHGRLRKRRYDVFHAMNFFAPAPLGRVTIPEIYDMSVLRHPNLHPEERVRWFNNRLKSIAEAPRVLTISEFSAREIVDLIGIPRERIHVAYPGVDARFFERAQAEDGVVLSRFGISKGRYVLSVSTLEPRKNLRTLVDAYCRLPAERRAAMPLVLVGGAGWGEMHWPAATEALVRDGQIRFTGYVDDVVLRTLYRGAAGFFYPSIYEGYGMPVTEALACGSQVVAASGGAVEEAALGQGLLVDPLDTPAWTRAFEQIGDEAAAETEAMRDVRRAAAATRNWRETARITRDVYIQAAAT; encoded by the coding sequence ATGGTTGTTTCAGTATGCGTGGATGTGACACCGGTGCGATCACGCCTTACCGGAATTGGTCACTATACGCTTGAGGTCGTCAAGGCGATTTTTGATATTTCCCGCAATGGATTACCGTACGGCAGTAATAATGGAGAGGTAAGAGTTGACGTATTCGATGGCTTCCGGGTGATGTCCATCGAGGAATTCGTTTCCTTTTCAAAGGCCCGCGACGGCGGAAACGCGCAATATTGGGGCGATAGGCTCCATAAGCATTTAGGTATCAAGGCCCGCGCCGCATTTGAGCGGTATGGTGGAGCGGTGGCGCGACGCTACCACGGCCGCCTCCGCAAGAGGCGCTACGACGTTTTCCACGCCATGAACTTCTTCGCGCCGGCGCCGCTCGGGCGGGTGACCATACCCGAGATTTACGACATGTCTGTCCTGCGCCATCCAAATCTCCATCCCGAGGAGCGTGTGCGCTGGTTCAACAACCGGCTGAAGTCCATTGCAGAAGCCCCGCGTGTGCTCACGATCTCGGAGTTTTCCGCGCGGGAGATCGTCGATCTCATAGGGATTCCACGAGAGCGCATACATGTTGCCTATCCGGGCGTCGACGCACGTTTTTTCGAGCGGGCACAGGCTGAGGATGGCGTGGTCCTTTCACGCTTTGGGATCAGCAAAGGCCGATATGTCCTCAGCGTGTCGACGCTTGAACCCCGTAAGAACCTGCGCACGCTTGTCGATGCCTATTGTCGTCTTCCAGCGGAACGTCGCGCGGCTATGCCGCTCGTTCTGGTCGGCGGAGCCGGGTGGGGTGAGATGCATTGGCCCGCGGCCACTGAGGCCCTGGTGCGTGACGGACAGATCCGCTTTACGGGCTATGTCGATGATGTGGTGTTGCGCACGCTCTATCGCGGGGCCGCGGGTTTCTTCTACCCCTCGATCTACGAGGGATACGGAATGCCGGTGACGGAAGCTCTCGCCTGTGGGTCCCAGGTCGTCGCTGCGAGTGGCGGGGCCGTCGAGGAGGCCGCGCTGGGCCAGGGTTTGCTGGTCGATCCGCTCGATACGCCTGCGTGGACGCGGGCTTTCGAGCAGATCGGTGACGAGGCGGCCGCTGAAACAGAGGCGATGCGGGATGTGCGCCGTGCCGCCGCAGCGACCCGCAACTGGCGGGAGACGGCCCGCATTACGCGAGACGTCTATATCCAGGCGGCGGCGACTTGA